In a genomic window of Amblyomma americanum isolate KBUSLIRL-KWMA chromosome 4, ASM5285725v1, whole genome shotgun sequence:
- the LOC144128765 gene encoding GTP-binding protein 8-like isoform X1 — translation MAAPTQLLAWALMRFGGCRNMVLNGITRSCVVKICRPYSAKVVPKKTNIQYVNRCTELQKHLQVPLFHENEAPFVPSVNEMMKAESLFVSSPSHALSFITSAVRPDQYPQHNMPEIAVMGISNVGKSSLLRAMFSQSPEVVVKVSKTPGHTKTLNFFGIGKKLCLVDMPGYGFRQPKDFAMFSSQFLSGRKNLKRTLLVIDAGQGFQDYDQDGIEMLETLRAPYALVLTKIDKAKDSVILKNLMFIQELRDRYMSALCFPQPFLVSSVTHEGIAFLQAFITHVAGLQVEGAQYAQSSQRNR, via the exons ATGGCCGCGCCCACGCAGCTTTTGGCATGGGCTTTGATGCGTTTTGGTGGTTGCAGAAACATGGTGCTGAACGGAATCACTCGTTCGTGCGTAGTTAAAATTTGTCGCCCTTACTCTGCAAAAGTAGTCCCTAAGAAAACAAACATTCAGTACGTCAACAGGTGCACTGAATTGCAAAAACATCTGCAAGTACCGCTTTTTCATGAAAATGAAGCGCCTTTCGTCCCCAGTGTCAACGAAATGATGAAGGCCGAGTCCCTCTTCGTCAGCAGCCCGAGCCATGCACTGTCTTTTATAACTTCTGCTGTGCGTCCTGATCAGTACCCTCAACACAACATGCCGGAG ATCGCTGTGATGGGCATTAGCAATGTTGGAAAGTCATCACTTCTAAGAGCCATGTTTTCTCAATCTCCTGAAGTGGTCGTGAAAGTCTCCAAAACTCCA GGCCACACAAAAACACTAAACTTTTTTGGTATTGGAAAGAAGTTGTGTCTGGTCGACATGCCTGGCTATGGTTTCAGACAGCCAAAAGACTTTGCCATGTTTTCATCGCAATTCCTCTCTGGTCGCAAAAA CTTGAAGAGGACGCTTCTTGTGATAGATGCTGGACAAGGTTTTCAAGACTATGACCAAGATGGCATAGAAATGCTGGAGACTCTCAGGGCACCATATGCT TTGGTTCTAACAAAAATTGACAAGGCCAAAGACTCTGTCATACTCAAGAACCTGATGTTCATTCAGGAACTACGAGATCGCTACATGTCAGCACTATGCTTTCCTCAGCCTTTTCTGGTCAG TTCAGTCACCCATGAAGGCATCGCTTTTCTGCAAGCATTTATAACACATGTGGCTGGGCTTCAGGTTGAAGGTGCACAATATGCACAGTCCTCACAGCGCAATAGGTGA
- the LOC144128765 gene encoding GTP-binding protein 8-like isoform X2 — protein sequence MAAPTQLLAWALMRFGGCRNMVLNGITRSCVVKICRPYSAKVVPKKTNIQYVNRCTELQKHLQVPLFHENEAPFVPSVNEMMKAESLFVSSPSHALSFITSAVRPDQYPQHNMPEIAVMGISNVGKSSLLRAMFSQSPEVVVKVSKTPGHTKTLNFFGIGKKLCLVDMPGYGFRQPKDFAMFSSQFLSGRKNLKRTLLVIDAGQGFQDYDQDGIEMLETLRAPYALVLTKIDKAKDSVILKNLMFIQELRDRYMSALCFPQPFLFSHP from the exons ATGGCCGCGCCCACGCAGCTTTTGGCATGGGCTTTGATGCGTTTTGGTGGTTGCAGAAACATGGTGCTGAACGGAATCACTCGTTCGTGCGTAGTTAAAATTTGTCGCCCTTACTCTGCAAAAGTAGTCCCTAAGAAAACAAACATTCAGTACGTCAACAGGTGCACTGAATTGCAAAAACATCTGCAAGTACCGCTTTTTCATGAAAATGAAGCGCCTTTCGTCCCCAGTGTCAACGAAATGATGAAGGCCGAGTCCCTCTTCGTCAGCAGCCCGAGCCATGCACTGTCTTTTATAACTTCTGCTGTGCGTCCTGATCAGTACCCTCAACACAACATGCCGGAG ATCGCTGTGATGGGCATTAGCAATGTTGGAAAGTCATCACTTCTAAGAGCCATGTTTTCTCAATCTCCTGAAGTGGTCGTGAAAGTCTCCAAAACTCCA GGCCACACAAAAACACTAAACTTTTTTGGTATTGGAAAGAAGTTGTGTCTGGTCGACATGCCTGGCTATGGTTTCAGACAGCCAAAAGACTTTGCCATGTTTTCATCGCAATTCCTCTCTGGTCGCAAAAA CTTGAAGAGGACGCTTCTTGTGATAGATGCTGGACAAGGTTTTCAAGACTATGACCAAGATGGCATAGAAATGCTGGAGACTCTCAGGGCACCATATGCT TTGGTTCTAACAAAAATTGACAAGGCCAAAGACTCTGTCATACTCAAGAACCTGATGTTCATTCAGGAACTACGAGATCGCTACATGTCAGCACTATGCTTTCCTCAGCCTTTTCTG TTCAGTCACCCATGA